Proteins co-encoded in one Setaria viridis chromosome 9, Setaria_viridis_v4.0, whole genome shotgun sequence genomic window:
- the LOC117836762 gene encoding uncharacterized protein — protein sequence MGASLPQAAALFAALLAVSFGAAAWKAEAAAPPPVVVGSIKCLDCFPNDINAEDAFKGLQVAIKCKSAADENYDYETKAVGPLDDVGVFRIPLAAELLRDDGNLDRDCYAQLHSAPDTPCVGQAPPRIAPTQDGTAAATSATYLAAAADTVFSPVACACGKKKKKHFMFGPPPPPPRPTPTPTPNPPTPTYGPPTPTPTPVPEPRPPAPEEPEPFFKKKPKMKFMHKKKPCPPLVDDDTTRPAAAGQEKLPKKLN from the exons ATGGGGGCTAGTCTTCCTCAAGCCGCGGCTCTTTTCGCTGCGCTCTTGGCCGTCAGCTTCGGCGCGGCGGCTTGGAAGGCCGAggctgcagcgccgccgccggtcgtggTTGGCTCGATCAAGTGCCTGGACTGCTTCCCCAACGACATCAATGCCGAAGATGCCTTCAAAG GCCTTCAGGTAGCGATCAAGTGCAAATCCGCCGCCGACGAGAACTACGACTACGAGACGAAGGCGGTCGGCCCCCTCGACGACGTCGGCGTCTTCCGCATCCCTCTCGCCGCCGAGCTCCTGCGCGACGACGGGAACCTGGACCGTGACTGCTACGCCCAGCTCCACAGCGCGCCCGACACGCCGTGCGTCGGCCAGGCGCCGCCCAGGATCGCGCCCACCCAAgacggcaccgccgccgccaccagcgccacctacctcgccgcggcggccgacaCCGTGTTCTCCCCCGTCGCGTGCGCCtgcggcaagaagaagaagaagcacttCATGttcggcccgccgccgccgccgcccaggccaACGCCAACGCCGACCCCGAacccgccgacgccgacgtacGGCCCCCCGACACCGACGCCCACGCCCGTGCCGGAGCCCAGGCCCCCGGCGCCGGAGGAGCCCGAACCGTTCTTCAAGAAGAAGCCGAAGATGAAGTTCATGCACAAGAAGAAGCCGTGCCCGCCGCTCGTCGACGACGACACCACCCGACCTGCGGCAGCCGGGCAGGAGAAGCTACCCAAGAAATTGAACTAG